The nucleotide sequence TTTCAGTTGCTTGAGAGAGCCCTTGAAGTGTATGGAAATGATTTGGATGATGCAATAAAGAGTTTGAAGGACCTGCACCTGATGGAGTCAAATCAGGGTAACCTATCGTCCACTGGTTCCACTTTTGAAAATGGGCCGACAGCAGTTCAGCCATCTGTTGAAGGTTCATTTTCCACCAAAAGCTATTCAATTCCTACGGTACATATTAGTAATTTTCAACATTGTGCTTCCTCGTGCATTTGTCCCAGTTGCAGTAACCACACACACACAATAGTGCAGTAATATTATTTTCGTATTTTAGATATCTAGAAACCCTGCATGTTGCatttacctatgttttattgctaCATTTCTACAAGGTCATGTGCTGTCATTTCAAAACAGAGAACATGCGTGGATCCATTTGTGTCATATGAACTTATGGAGTATGCATGTCACTCTATGTGATTGTCTACCCGTAGAGTCAGATCACCGCACCCTCGGCCATTCTTACATGTTTTGCGTTGATTAGAACAACCGTTCATCTGTCTATCCAGTAGCACCAAACACTCAATTTCTTGCACTATTACATACCACATGACTGCTCTATAATGATTAGTCGTATCTCACTTATTTCCTACCCCATTTTGTTAATTTCATAAGCTTATCATCATATTGACAAGAGCAACAATGTTTCTTATGTTGATAGGTGTTGTTACCAGCGGAGGTGTGGACACAGCTACTGAACACCAACCTGCCACAGCTAGCCACCAGCCACGTAATAGTGGCCCTAAATGGGTCGATCTTTTTGTGAGAGAGATGTCAAATGCTTCTGACATGGGACAGCGCTCAAGCTTGTGCTTCAAGAGCTGTGGAAGCCTTGACGAAGTCTATTCTGGAGGGTGCAGGAGCTGAAGCGCACAGAGCTTGCTTCAGGTAGCCGCTAAATAAATGTCTCGAGTAGGAAATAGCCCTAGGATTATAATTAGAGAATAGTGATGCCTGACAAGATCCTCTTTTTTTCTTGGCAAATCAGGAAAACATGGTGCTCAAGGAGCAGGTGACGGCCGTCCTGTCGTAGAACGGGGTCCTGAATTTGTTTATATATTTGTTAGATGTACGAGCAGCAGAAGAAAATCTCCCCTCCGCTCATTGTTGGTGGTTGAGACTCGGGTCGTCGATGCAAATCAATCAAGTGCCCCCATCTTTAGTTATTCTGTTTGGTGGTACGTGGATCTGGAATGTGCTTAATGTTTCCCAGTAGAAAGCTTAGTATTGCTATGTGTTGTTCAGCATTGGCTCATGGTAATAAATGGTTCCGTTTAGGGCGAATTTATCACTCATTGTTTTTTCCAGAGTGAGTTATAATCAATAATAATTGTTCCCTTTGTGAGCGAGCTTATTGTTCTTTTTCATTTGCAGAATGGGGAGTTGATGAACCCGGGGTAGCGACAGATATACCTTATCTTCCCGGCGGACAGCACCTTCCACGAGGATGACGTCTCCAACTACTCCAGGTACATCACCATGCTCGCTCACACACCACAGTCCTACCTCTGCTCCGCCTCGAAGTCTCCCGGGATTAACCATGCTCGTCCTCTGAATCGTAGCATCTACGGTCCTGTCCATGATGTGCGCATCCCCTACCAGCAGAACCACATGTTTGGGTTCGTCACCTTCGTCTACAAGGAGAAGGGCAAGGTCCCCGGCAAGTTCAGGCAAGCCCACGACAATCTTTGCCTCTTGCTTCCGGTAGCAGTGACAGCAACATCCCCATGACCATTTATTTTTGCCGTTGCTCTGTAGGAAGCAGAAGGGCGAGACGGTGGACTTCTCTACCTGCGGGTCTCCCAACTATTGTATCTACTTGATTGTCTTCTGTTATCCAGATCGAAATTGTCCTAAGAATGAGGCAACACTCGGAGGTGGCACCTACACATGATCCCTGTCTCTCTTAGATGTCAAGGTCGTTTCTCTCCATATTGTATACCTCTCATAGGTTTTTTCCTGGCTTTTACTTTATGATGTGTAGAGATTAAATGGTATCTGCTTGGAATATTATTGTATTTGGCACTAATAAATCATAAATAATGGTATGAGACTATGAGTATACTCTTACGGTTTTACTTAATTTCTACCTCCGTTGATATAGCATATCTTCTTTGTATTATTTCACAGGATTCTTTGCTAGAAGTTAAAATATCCTatataatatggaaaagagatagCTTAAATCGGTGCATGTGTAAttaactccatatattatttcgaGGAAGAGTTCAATACATGCATGTTCTCTCAAATTAGGTTTCCCTTGGTGTGTATATAAATGTGATGCTTCCTTCCATGACTAAACATGTTGATGTTAGGTATGAATGTACAGTCGAGTCATGTTTAACAGAATTGCTTTCTGCATTATCAGATCACCTACAATTATTATTCTTTATTACAGTCTCATACTAAAGTAGTCTGATTAGTCATAGTAATTCATAAATATTTCCAGTATATATAGTTCTTATTCGGTTAGTAGGACTTTTTTCCAATTGTGATGTTTGAAACATTTTCTTATACTGATAATGATCTAGAATAAAACAGACCAATGATAACTGGTATGTAGCTTTTGAAGCCACTGATATATACAAAATATTATTTGAGTACAACAGGAGAGATGCAATCTTATGGATATTTCCACATTTGTAAGAAACATTCAGCTTGGCAAGCGGACTTGACTAGCCATGTGTAGGACTCAGCCCTGCTGACTTCAAAATGATTAGTCATTGGTGTTTTCTTAAGTACCTGTTAGCCCAAGTGCATCAGTTAAGTAGAGTGTTATGTTGAAAAAAGGAAAGAGACTACTCTTTTGTTACTTGCAGTACAGGTACATGCTATAACATATTACCTTTATGCTCTCTTTGGATTTCAGTATATGCATGTGAACAAATAAGTCACTAATATCAATGCCCAAGAATTATTTGTTTGCTATTCTAATCGTTCCAGCAGAGAGCAATGGATATAGAAGAAATATGTGAACGGTTGTTACAGAGATTGAACTCTATAGATAGCAGCTCTCATTGGGTGACTGAATTAGACTCTGACATGAATTATCATATTTTCTGGTTCTCTGCTCTAATCTAAGCTCTAAGACTACATGAACTACCATATATTCTAATTTGTTTGGCTACACTACACCGTTCTAACTTGCTGGCTATGAGCATCAGATGTGTTAGACAAAAAATCATTGTTAAATGAATAATAGTGCCAAATGAGATTCACTAATCAAACACCATCGATGAAGTCACATTTATGCGTAGCGAGCCATGCTTCCTATCTGTTCTATGTTATGTTTCTGAATATGTATCCACGTCAACTGGTCTAAAGTTGCGTATCTAGATGAGTTGCATTTTGTTTATTTACTAAAATATAGCTATTATGGGATTATTTGGTTATCAGCTTTATGAACAAGCATCCAGTATATGCTGCGAGGAGTGACAATGCAAGACCAGCGCTGTTTTCATGCACATTTGCATATAGTTTCAGTCAATATGATAGTAAACTTTCTCTCAACGACTCTGACCTTACAAAATATTAGGTATCCTTAGTTCCAAATATGGTTTTAAAGGTTCTAAAATTATTTCTTTGATGCCAGGTGCCATGCTGTGGAGAACATCTAGCCGCCATTTACACTTAATTTCCTCCATGTTTCGATCAAGTGCCTCCACTCCTCACCACCTCTTTATCTATCATGGTAGCAGCAATGGAGGTCTCCAAGGCCACTTCCTCTTTTGGTTTGGCAACCCGCCAGCCCTCCAAAGGTTAGTACTCCTAATCACCAAGAATTCCTTTATTGGTTAACCGTGCACATCTCCAAGAAGCATAGATGTTAGGTTATGCAATGGTTTCCCTACTTATGCCCAGAGATTCTTGAGACATGGCGGTGCCAATGAGGTGTGCTTCGATGTGGATAGCACTGTGTGCTTGGATGAGGGTATTGATGAGCTTGCTGATTTCTGTGGGGCTGGGCAGGCGGTTGCCGAGTGGACGACAAAGCAATTGTCACAGTTTCTGGAATGTGTTAGTTGTTTAGCATATAATATCTTCCGAAAAACTACTTGGCCTTATTATTCTCAGGGCGATGACAGGGACCGTTCCATTTGATGAGGCTCTTGTTGCCTGGATCTCTTTAAGTAAGCCATCTTTGTCCCAAGTTGAGGACCGTTTGGAGAAGAGACCACCCAGGTGACGTTTTACAAGTCCCAGCCCCAAGTTAATTTCATAAGTTAATCACTATTTAGCTACCACTTTTGCATTCCTATATTGAATCTTCTAAGATTCCCCAGCTCTGTTGTTCTTGTATTGGAATGGTTAGATATGTGTTGCTGAACATATAATAATGCTCTTAGGAATGCTTGATTGGTTTTACTTGACTTCTCTTTTTAAGCTAATACGAAAAATAGTAGATGAATATATGCAAAATTGGTTTGGTGCCACAGTAAAAACACGATTTCAGAATAGTACCACCACAAGTTCATCTTAATAACACTAAATGAGACATTAAAATACTATCTGCCTATACTACTTTAGTCTTGACCTTTAGGCCGTTACGTGCCCTGCAACCACAAAATAACCCTTTTGACTTATTTGCCTCGTGTGTTAATTAGAGATTTCCTAAAATCTCTAGCTACAGAATAATTCCAAGGTGTTATGTGTTAATCATTTATTCAGCACTGCAATAGATGTAATTTTTGTGTTGGATATGCACTGTTCATTTTCCTGGTTCATTGACATGTTTATCTGTTTGCATGTGCAGGATTTCTCAATGTTGATTTTATTAAGACATTAAAAGCCAATAATACTGAAGTATTCCTTGTGTCCGGAGGTTTCCGGTAAATGATCAAGGTGTATCTTCACTAAACGGCTGCACGAACGGTATCTTTGGAATTTGGTTTGTCAGAACATAGTCAAATTTGCCTGTCCTTGAAACATCTTCAAATTTTGTGACATACACACACACCAAGATGCTTTTAAGATATCCATAGTTTGAATACATAAATTGGTTCTACATTTTCCGTCTATATTATTTGTTCAATAGTAAACAAGGATATGTTTCTTCCCATGATCTAAAAGCAACAATTCCTCTTTTCTTCACTTTAGAACATTTTAAATTTAATTTTGTGACTGAAGTTTCACATAGTGGTCAACAGAGGTGTATTTAGGCCCAAACTTACTGAGCTGTAACAACAAAGGTGTATTTAACCGAACTAATGTTACCTTATTTAAAATTTTGCTCAAGATTAAACATTCACAGAGACCTAATTAAGATTGATTAAACTGTTCTTATATTATATGTTTGTTAGTTCCTTTATACTCCAATAAAAAAATATGACTAACAAAACTCTGTCAATGATTTGAAGTATCAGTTTGCCTACCTTTCATTGCAGTAATTGGATAATTTTCTGCTTTAAATTGCTATGACCTTTGATCCATATAACTAAGTGAATGTTCTATCTTTtcagtttctctctctctctctctgtgtgtgtgttgtgtgtgttgtgtgtgttctGATCCATTTTATGCACCTCGACATACAGATCAACATCTGTGTGCGCCGCTGTTTGAGAGGGACAAAAAAGAGGTTGATTTGATATGGAAGAGCAAGGGAGGCCGGAAGAATTGTGCACTTCTATCCTTTCTACTAGCGCATCATAGCATCTGATTTTTACCCACGTCATTGGGACCGGCACCCTCACGCCAAGGCATGATCACGATGTAGTGGGAGAAGATCTGTGGGCTTTTTGTAATTTACCCATAGGTTTAACATTTACCTTTATTATATCAACACCATCATATGCTTCTTAGTTAAATTTTTGAaatgtttaaattcaaatttatTGAAATTTGTTAGGTGTGACAACATTTTGCATGCATAAAAGTAGCCCTAACAAACTATGTTATGCCTAAGACTTTAGTTGTCTATTCTGAGTTGCTGATCATTTGCAAGTTATTATGTGTTGTCGTATCTTCTATGCCTAAGATATTTGGTGCTAAACCTATCACAAAACATGCTTTCTATGTTCATACATCGTTAAGCAGCATATTGTGTGCATACAAACGTTttgaccggcaccctcgcgccaaggcatGATTCCGAtctagtagataatatagcatggagcaatcaaaaattatagatacgttggagacgtatcaagcatccccaagcttaattcctgctcgtcctcgagtaggtaaatgataaaagcagattttttgatgcggagtgctacttggcataattttaatgtaatttttcttaattgtggtacgaatattcagattcgaaaagattcaagacaaaaattcatattgacatagaaaataataatacttcaagcatactaacaaagcaattatgtcttctcaaaataacatggctgaagaaagttatccctacaaaatcatatagtctggctatgctctatcttcaccacacaaaatatttaaatcatgcacaaccccgatgacaagccaagcaattgtttcatacttttgacattctcaagactttttcaatcttcacacaatacatgagcgtgagccatggatatagcactataggtgaaatagagtggtggttgtggagaagacaaaaagggagaagatagtctcacatcaactaggcgtatcaacaggctatggagatgctcatcaatagatatcaatgtgagtgagtagggattgccatgcaacggatgcactagagcattaagtatatgaaagctcaaaaagaaactaagtggatgtgcatccaacttgcttgctcatgaagacctagggaaatttgaggaagcccatcattggaatatacaagccaagttctataatgaaaaattcccactagtatatgaaagtgataacatgagagactctctactatgaagatcatggtgctactttgaagcacaagtgtggtaaaaggatagtaacattgtcccttctctctttttctctcatatttttttatttgggccttttctctttttttatggcctcttgtctttctcttttttttttatttgggcttctttggcctcttttatttatttttcgtccggagtctcatcccgacttgtgggggaatcatagtctccatcatcctttcctcactgggacaatgctctaataatgatgatcatcacacttttatttttcttacaactcaacaattacaactcgatacttagaacaaaatatgactatatgtgaatgcctccggcggtgtaccgggatatgcaatgatgcatgagtgacctgtatgaaagaattatgaatggtggctttgccacaaatactatgtcaactacatgatcatgctaagcaatatgacaatgatgtaatgtgtcataaacggaacggtggaaagttgcattgcaatatatctcggaatggctatggaaatgccataataggtaggtatggtggctgttttgaggaaggtatatggtgggtgtatgataccggcgaaaaggtgcgcggtattagagaggctagcaaaggtgggagggtgagagtgcgtataatccatggactcaacattagtcataaagaactcatatacttattgcaaaaatctacaagttatcaaagcaaagtattacgcacatgctcctagggggatagattggtaggaaaataccatcgctcgtccccgaccaccactcataaggaagacaatcaataaataaatcaagctctgacttcatcacataacagttcatcatacgtgcatgctacgggaatcacaaacttcaacacaagtatttctcaaattcacaactactcaactagcatgactttaatatcaccatctccatatctcaaaacaattatcaagtatcaaacttctcatagtattaaatacactcataagaaagttttattattaatcttgcataccaagcatattaagattttaagcaaattaccatgctattaagactctcaaaataatctaagtgaatcatgagagatcaatagtttctataaaacaaatccaccaccgtgctctaaaagatataagtgaagcactagagcaaaattatataactcaaaagatataagcgaagcacatagagtattttaacaaattccaaatcatatatggctctctcaaaatgtgtgtacagcaaggatgattgtgttaaactaacaagcaaagactcaaatcatacaagacactccaagcaaaacacatatcatgtggtaaataaaaatatagctccaagtaaagttaccgatagaagtagacgaaagaggggatgccttccggggcatccccaagctttggcttttaggtgtccttagattatcttgggggtaccatgggcatccccaagcttaggctctttccactccttgttccataatccatcaaaactttacccaaaacttgaaaacttcacaacacaaaacttaaagtagaaaatctcgtgagctccgttagcgaaagaaaacaaaagaccacttcaaggtactgtaatgaactcattccttatttatatgggtgttatacctactatattcaaacttctctatggtttataaactattttactagccatagattcatcaaaataagcaaacaacacacgaaaaacagaatatgtcaaaaacagaacagtctgtagtaatctgtagctagcgcaagatctggaaccccaaaaattctaaaataaattgctggacgtgaggaatttatctattaatcatatgaaaaaataattaactaaatatcactttccaaataaaaattacagcagttctcgtgagcgctaaagtttctgtttttttacagcaagttcaatcaagactttcccccaagtcttcccaacggttctacttggaataaacactaattaaacacaaaaaacacaaccaaaacagaggctagataatttatttattactgaacaggagcaaaaagcaaggaataaaaataaaatcgggttgcctcccaacaagcgctatcgtttaacgcccctagctaggcataacaaacaagaatagatttaggtattgccatctttggtaggcaatccataagtggctctcataatagattcataaggtaatttaattttctttctaggaaagtgttccatgcctttccttaatggaaattgaaatctaatatttccttccttcatatcaataattgcactaatcgttctaaggaaaggtctaccaagaataataggacatgaaggattgcaacctatgtcaagaacaataaaatctacgggcacataattcctatttgcaacaataataacatcattaattcttcccataggtttcttaatagtggaatccgcaaggtgcaagtttagagagcaatcatcaaaatcacggaaacctaacaaatcacacaaagtctttggaatcgtggaaacactagcacccaaatcacataaagcatagcattcatgatctttaattttaattttaatagttggttcccactcatcataaatttttctagggatagaaacttccaattcaagtttttctttattagattgcatcaaggcatcaacgatatgtttagtaaacgctttattttgactataagcgtgaggagaatttagcatggattgcaataaggaaatacaatcaatcaaagagcaattttcatagttaaattccttgaaatccataatagtgggtttagcaacatctagggttttaatttcttcactcccacttttatcaaatttagcatgaagatcaacaaattctgaattcttggaacgccttctaggtaaaggtggatcatattcagtcctatcattatcaagattaatattgcaaaacaaagatttaataggggacacatcaataacttttagatcttcatcattattttcataggaactagaagaacacgctcttataaaggcatctttcttagcacgcatcctagcggttctttctttgcactcatcaatggaaattcgcatggctttgagagactcattgatatcatgcttaggtgcaatagatctaagtttcaaagaatcaacatcaagagcaattctatcaacgttcctagccagatcatcaatcttaagcaatttgtcttcaatcatagcattaaaattcttttctgaagtaataaattatttaatattagattcaaaatcagagggcatcttattataatttccataaaaattgttgtaggaattaccataattattagagggattactaggataaggcctaggattgaaatttcctctatacgcgttgttaccaaaattgttcctaccaacaaaattcacatccatagattcattattattctcaatcaaagtatacaatggcatatcattaggatcagaataaatactcttattagcaaataattttataagttcatccatctttccactcaaaacattaatttcttctatcgcatgcacatttttgttagtagatctttcagtatgccattgagaataattaaccataatattatctaggagtttagtagcttctcctaaagtgatttccataaaagtgcctcccgcggccgaatccaaaagatttctagaagcgaaattcaatccggcataaaagttttgtataatcatccataaatttaaaccatgagtagggcaattacgtatcattaattttattctctcccaagcttgtgcaccatgttcatgatcaagttgcttaaagttcataatatcatttctaagagagatgaccttagcaggaggaaaatacttagagataaaagcatctttgcacttgttccatgaatcaatactatttttaggcaaagacgaaaaccaa is from Triticum aestivum cultivar Chinese Spring chromosome 3A, IWGSC CS RefSeq v2.1, whole genome shotgun sequence and encodes:
- the LOC123061040 gene encoding uncharacterized protein, which produces MFAILSVHVADYGCSKLFQLLERALEVYGNDLDDAIKSLKDLHLMESNQGNLSSTGSTFENGPTAVQPSVEGVVTSGGVDTATEHQPATASHQPRNSGPKWVDLFVREMSNASDMGQRSSLCFKSCGSLDEVYSGGCRS